Below is a window of Sceloporus undulatus isolate JIND9_A2432 ecotype Alabama chromosome 9, SceUnd_v1.1, whole genome shotgun sequence DNA.
GCAACGGGCATGGATTTTGTCCTCCCCATTTGATCTTCCCCACAAATGTGTGGCAGGTAAGCCTGAGAATGGAAAATCTGAGGTTACCCACTGAGTTTCTAAGACCTGGATCTGCCACATCTCAGTGCAATACTGAGAACACCAAAGCACAACCTGTAAATTGTCTCATCATCATCTATCCTCCCTATGGATCGAAGTCGGAAACAATAACAGACAACGCTTCTGACTGACTAATGCTCAggcccccagaggacctgagtgtacaggatgCAATATATAAAGAGTAACACAGCTATGGCATCTTTGGGTAATGGTAGGATGATGACAGACCTTCTGCTGATCTCACGAAAATTATACCTTATTCCTGGCAGAGATATTCTGCTTCAGTCAGTGCGCCATAAAAAGTTTCCTGGTGGTTTTACTGAcacagaaaagaaagggagaaccTCTCTCTCTTGCCACTTTCTCTTCACCTTTCACAACTCATTTCTTACCCTGTTCCACAGTGATATCATAGTAGACACATTTGTTCTCCTCGCCGTGGCATTTTATTGTCTCCGTGGGTTTGCATTTAGCATGTGTTGAGAAGCATCCAGGACAGAGTAGTCCATTTGGCTTGGTCTGCATTGGTGGCACTGAGAACAAACACATTTACTGTTAAGAACAATCTCCTGCACATCTCCTCTTTCCAAGATGAAATATGCAATTCAAAACAGAAGTTGGCAAACGCCTTCATACCCGCTAGCaatcttgatttggcagggacagtcctactTAAACCTCTCTCATCctgcttttttaatttgttcttttctccacctcttttcctcctttgtcctcagtttacttccattgcggcaaactgagttcaaagtgccaaaggaATTTGCACCCAGTTAAGTCAGTGGAGGAAAGGTAGGCAGAAAATTCAGACAAAAGCCTCTCCTAACTTTTGTGTTCTTATCAGTAACATTTGCTCTCTTGACAACACTCTGAGGTTGTTTGACCACACATGTCCAGTTTTCATCCACGAAATATTGGGGAGTATGGACTCTCCAATTGTGTTTCTACTAATTCATGCAATGTCCTTGCAATCTTTCTTCAAGACCTTCTCACACTAgagattttctttcttaaaagggTGTCGAGAATATTGGAAAGGCCCCTTTTTGGGCCAAAAGACAAATAGTATATGGGTACTCTTTCTTACCTGAATGGGGAATGTAAATGCACTTGAAAATCAAGAAACAATAATGCCaaagagggggagaagagaaTTTTAACTGCATGTTTCCAGTGGAGGTGGGTGGCTTTTAGGTAATGTAGGCAATGTACCTAACTTTAATATAAAACATCTGTCCAAGGCATGGAGTTATATCCCCAAAATAGCTTCGGTCCCATGGATATTGCCTTCAAAGTTTATATTAAAACACATTGTGCTGGCCACAATGTTAAAACACAGACTAGGTCTGCTGTCCCACTGTTATGGTGACTATCAGCTGCTACTGCATGCCCCAGAACTGAAATTATACCTGCAATTTTTTCTGGTCATTGACTTAAATAAACAAATTCATCCATCCATACAACCATTTAAGGTTCAAAATCATCTAGCTGCACTACTGCATTCAGTCAACCCAGCATTCTGTGCCTTTTAGTCATTGCAGGAATCATTCCCTGGAAAGCGGTCCCTTGCTGGAAGCCATTTTCATCAATATCAGCTCCCCTTAAGAAAAGGGGAATAGAGGCTTAAAAAGCTTGGGCACTCACATTTGACAGCCCCCCTGTTGCAGAGATCCTTGTTGCAACACTTAGCAGCTCTCCGTTTGCGCTGAGAAGGAAAAGTGAAGCTCATGGAAGGTGCAAAACAGTAGATTTTCTTGGTGCAACCTTTGTACGTGGCCACCCATCTTTCGTTCCCTGGGGTTTTTCATAGAAGAAAACAGCAACACCAGCAGCATACATGcatttgttatttataatatGAATATCAACCAGGATCCTGTTTGGTAACATTGGTGGGTGCAACCTGGCATATGCTttcaattaaattatttaaattgccAGGATGTTCAAATGAACATGCATCCATTACTTTTAGTGTCACCAAATTTTTTGCAGCTGCATGTATCTTTTGACAGCACAAGCCATTATCTTCCCGGATCTGGAAGAGTACTCGGTTTTATTCCTCGTCTTCATTCCACAGCATTAAAACacatccatatttttaaaaaagtcagttACTAAAACAGCTCACTGTTAAAAGCCCTTATAGTTAGTTCCCCTAAAAGCCTGTTACAACAGAGAAGTTGGGGCAAGACAGCAAGAAGGAAGCAATTCCAGTCTTCCTCCTGAGGAGTTCCAAAACTTGGGAGCAGCTACAGAGAAGGCCCTAGTGGGaactctcccactttccccaaccactgccaccaaatgtgtGGACTTCCAGAACTTCCCTTCTTGCTATCATCTATGGAGGCTTCTTcttatccccacctctgccaccaatgTGAGGACTAGTTTCTGTCctcagaggacctaagtgtatggggaggattatatagaaggaggtgatcccataggttacctggaaccaaaccaagtagggctttaaaggtaataaccaatattttatcctttgcctggaaactaactggcagccagaggagtgattttaatattggtgtgatatgctcACTCCCAAATGTACCAGTGATCAATCTGCATGCTGCATTTcaaactaattgaagtttctgaacttggtacaaaggtagcccaatgtagaccgcattgcaaaagtccagccttgaggttaccagtgcatacaCTCCTATCATTAAGTCTTCCAGATCTAGGAAGGGCTGCAGCTGGCGTATGAGCTGATCTCAACAGACCCTCACCTTAGAACATCTGCTACAAATGGCACACATATGTGTgctttattttcatatatttgaTAAGCCCTCTCCCCTGTTCTCCCCAGATGTGCCTGTGAAGATGACAGGAGCACCAAGAGAAGTACCCCCCAACCAACCAACTTTGGATCTTACAACTTGGGCAGGTGCCTCTGGGAAGAGATGGTCTGTCAGATAGTCTAAATCTAAGACATACCTACCGACAACGTATTCCGTAGTGACGGTGAGGCAATTCTTTGAAGACTTCTGGCAAATAGATGGTGCCCCCGTACATGAGGCATTGCGGCTGCTGCAACGTTCACACTGAAGGCAAAAGTCTAGAAGGGAGAAACAACCAAATAATAATATGTGGCCAGTTACAGCATCTTTATTCTTCAATTCACAACAAGCAGGCAAGTGTGGAGGAGCATCTGGCTACATCCCTATAGCTAAATGGAAAATGatgacatcagtgctgagatTCTCAGCATTGCAGGGAGGATTTTGCATAGATCTATAGCGATGTCCAGATGTCTCTGTGATTCTCCCCGCTCACAGAAAAGCATAGGATGGCAGTGCAGAGCAGCTTCAAAGGCTTATTGGGTAAGAAGGATATGTGGCTCAGTGTAGCATACATTCATttgtggatatttatgctacatTGAGGAAGTGTTGGATTGAGACTCTGCTTTGCAGAGAAGCTACATGTAGCTCACCAGGGGAGGTACTGGAATGAAAATCCATGTCAGCACCACCACCTTCCACCCCTTAAATAGGAGAACAGCAATACAGCTAGTGAAAAAGACCCTCCTGATCAGGATTCCAGCTGGAAAGACACTGGCAAGTCAAAAGTAGACAATACGGGAAGTTTTGACTGGTGGCTTCTAGGTCAATGGGGAAATGAATGCCTTCTAAATTTTAATCTACAGATTAAAAGTGACAGATTCTACCCTCAAAATACATTCAACACCATGGGTAACTCCTATGAAATTTGAAATGAAACCTAGAGTGGATGCATTGCTTTGTTGAGATAAGAACAACCCATCAGCACTGACTAACTGGCCAAATAGCCACTGGTataagttttcttcttctttctaggTCTGCAACATAGTGGGAAACATTCTAGTGATATGTGTCTGCTTTGGCTCTCGCCAGCCCTTTTGGGGGTTGAACCAATGAAATTTGGCCTCATAGACTTACCTGTAGCAAGCAGAAGGAAGAAGTAGACCAGAGATGTCAGCATGATCTTGAGAATatataagaaagagaaaagaaaaatggagcttAGGTAGCAGCTGCATGAGAAGTGCTCAATGTTGCCCAGGCTGATAGTGCCTGGTGGTCCCCATGACAGTGGAATGGCAAAGCTTTAAAAGAACTGTCCGAGGGGCTGAATGAATGCCTTAAAATAAGTCCAGGACCTTGTATAGCTTCTGGATTCTATCTCCTTGGCTGGACTGGATAAAAGGGTGAGGGGAGAGCAGAAAAAAGGGGGTGCATGGAATGGTTCCTGATTGAAATGGAAGGATCCATACTTGTCCTGGCACTGCTAACCATAATGTTATGGTCACAGATAAGTGAACATTGCATTTTAAAGCTTCTACAGCTTCAAAAATGGATAGGGTAACATATGGCAATGTCAAAGATTGGGTGGTCCAGTTATTCACTGCATTAGACTTTAGACATAGTGAGGCAATGCAAGCAAGTGACAGATGCAGAGAGGTCCTTACGGCAAAAGGGAGGACAATAAAGGACTCATCACCACACTACAATCTCAGCTGTttccacagattaacatggaaatcactcctcccaacccatggtcacacaatatatatataccccactcacttccatgccagcattctctttagatgccagccacagatgctggcaaaatgtcaagaacaaattcttctagaacatggccaaataaccccctcccaaatccacaaaacattatggatgccgaccatgaaagccttcaacttcatatgtTCCTTCACACATTGTTTCGGTTGTTGAAGAAGCACTGGGATGTGCATTCAAAATTTTCATTGGCCAGAATTACATTTTAAAGACCTAAGTCCTTTCTGTTTGGGCAGATCTCTGTTAACAGCAGAAAGGACTAAAGCTACATCTActctatagaaataatacagtttgaccccaCATTAActaccagggctccatcctacaaaatctggggatttgtagctttgtgaaacaccagcactctgtgtcagagaaggctaaaaaccttctAAAACTaatacagcacttaaaatggtgtcaaactgcattatttctacagtgcagatgaatcCCTTAAGGCTTTAAAAAGTCTCTTGAAATGCTCtgaaatgtaacttttaaaagtaattaaaaattaactgcatgaaagagaaaacaCTACAACACTTTTGATATATAATTTGGCTacattctctctttttaaaaaggttatcttttaattttaatcttgtgttttcaatttctgtttcaaatgtaattattttcttCACTGTACGCATTTATATTGCTTTGGTTTAAGCTGGCTTGTGTCCcatttgtgggagaaaggtatgataaatcaaatcaataatgACAGAGATcgatcaatagatagatagacgaTAGATTGATTTGAAATTCCAAATAAGAGTTTTCTTTCTCATCAGCAATAATTTTGTTACTTCGCACTGAGTTCAGTGTGATTTGCGTCCTACTCAATGTGTTGTAGAACTTACCTGGGAGTGAGTCCAACGGAACTCAGTgaaacttacttttgagtaaccACAAAGGAGTAGCAGTTCAGCATGCTGGCTGCTTTCCCAACATGAGTTCTTTCCCACTCAGGGATTACATCAGCATTGCATAGCATCACTCAGACACTGTTAAAAGACTGGGTACCATTTGTGCTTCCAGCAAAACATCTAATGCTCACATTTCAGTGTTGCTTCCATAATTACGTACATTAATGATGTACTCAATAGGAGGAACAAGGATCATTGCTGGAGCTGCTATAGCTTTCCAGAACATGTCCGCTAAAGTTACCCCGGTAACAACGGACTGGAAATACTCACTACTTGCTGCCATGATTGTGACATCACTTGTCTGTTCTTCCAGCTTCAATCATGATTCTCTCTACAGCTGTCAATCATGATTCTCTCTCTATCTGGCCAATAAGGTGCTGTGGAAGGGACAGATCATTCTTGTGGCAGTCTGGACTGGTCAGTAGTAGACATCTTTTGAAAGACATGCTTTCAATAAAGGAACTTGTGTGGCCCATTCCTCTCATATGTACCTCTAGCTAGAACCTGAAGTCCTAAAGAAGATAATGCACATATTGGTAGCATCAAACCtagacttttgcaatgcactgtacattggactgcctttgtaccaagtttggaaactttagggcctgaacagacaggccaaaataaatctgcttcggatcactttggaggtattctgtttaaatgatgcatgcatcctaagagtccagaagcggcaccaaagctgtgctccagtcctttgtgtgtgtgtgtgtatatacacacacatatttaaatgCCTATCTCAGCTTCTAGTTATCTCTGGTCAAATGGCACTCCAtgaaaggggcatcatcatggcttCTTTTAAGGGAACGGGTTGGTGCTGCAGAGTGCGGTTGCTGAGGCACCAACCaggggcaaagatgggcggctTTTAGCCATCCGTCTGTTGAGCCGCTAAGCTAATTGCCGCCAACAAGCTGGTAACTCATTTTAGCACCcgcagaaggatgccaggctgtgtcaaccctggagcccctggctggtatcaaaCACACAATCTTGCAactgtgaatgagtggctgcagtatcaacatttagccactgcaccaccaaggctccctGGCACACTGTCCAGGAATGTGCAACTgcatggctggaattctgttggaaACCTCCATTAAATCAGCTGTTGAATGATAAGACAACACAATAATAAATACAGTTGGTTAAATGGCTTTACTTTAGCTGGGATTCACAATAGAATTTAGGATCAAGTGAAGTAATTACACTTGTGGAACTCCACTTACACAATCATGAAGTGAATacatccattgcacaatggccCAAAATATACAACCAGTGAAGGAGACATGGGCTTACACACATATATGACACccacaggattctagccaatatATTCACTAATATATTCATTGTCAATGGGAAGGAATGGGAAGGAATATGGAGACCACACAAAAAGCCCCAAGAACTAGACACAATGCATGGGCACCACAGGTCCTACCACTGTGCCACATGTTTTGGCAACATGAAGGTTAGTTTTACACAAAAATGTTAGGCAGTCTCCTCTGGGAAACATGCTACTTGGATTCAGGCCTTCTTTAAACTCGCAACAGTTGGGTTACCCATATCAGAAACAAATGGAACCACGATGGACTGTATTCTTTTTATTGCTTCCAGAATTGTTGGTGTTCAATCTTTAGTACCAAAGGGTGCCTAGAGAAggtgccatgtccaaatggttGCAGTGTGGGCTCTTCAAAGATGATGCCAAGGAACAAGATATCAGCAGAGGAACTTGGTCAAAAGGATGGTGGAAATGCCAGGAAGCAGGAGTGGGAAGACGCCTCTTTCCAAGGAATGGCCAATGACTGAGAGTGAAGAAGATGTTGCAGTCTGGCAGTCCTCTGCTTTCTCGACAATGTAACCTTTCCCACCAACGGTCAGAGTAGAGTTGGTTTTGAGATTGCATGCACTTTGTGTTCCGCAGCCCTTCAGGATGATGCTACTATTTCCTACAGGAAGAAACAAAGTGATCCTCGTGGGCTTGGGAAATGATTTTTGCAACAACATTTCTAGATTAAAGCTTGGCAAATGTTACTCCTCAAATAATAACTTTTTCAAGTTATGCCTTTATGTCTGGACATAGTGCTGCTGTGGAAAGTATAGCAAAGGGTGAACTAAGTGTGGTCCTGGGGCTGCGTGCCCCcaaaggtatgtatgtatgtatgtatgtatgtatgtatgtatgtatatgactCTTGATTATGCTCCCAGACTCCCTTGGCCAGCCTGG
It encodes the following:
- the LOC121915532 gene encoding phospholipase A2 inhibitor and Ly6/PLAUR domain-containing protein-like codes for the protein MFWKAIAAPAMILVPPIEYIINIMLTSLVYFFLLLATGVEGGGADMDFHSSTSPDFCLQCERCSSRNASCTGAPSICQKSSKNCLTVTTEYVVGNERWVATYKGCTKKIYCFAPSMSFTFPSQRKRRAAKCCNKDLCNRGAVKLPPMQTKPNGLLCPGCFSTHAKCKPTETIKCHGEENKCVYYDITVEQGDQIYMFAKRGCGTKLACMNKPHIGGIPGLFVEVWKSAQCISALSSKNLRDLNKQLVPQMALE